AGTTATCGCGCAGGCTGCAGGCCTGTGCGGTGCAGGCGGGTGTGCTGTCTTTCGGGTAGAAATACAGCACAATTTTTTTGCCTTTGTAGTTTTTAGCATCAAATTCGGTTCCGTCGTGCAGGATGCCGTGTATGGCGGGTGCTTTATCGCCTGCTTTGAGTTTGGTATGGTGTTTTTCGAATGCCACGTGTTTTGCTGCCTTGATTAGGAATTTGTGGAGGATTGTCATTAACATTTAAACACCGCATAATGAATATTGTTCTACTTACTTTTTTCTTCTTGTTAATATGATTCTTTGGGAGCTTTCACATTCTTTACAATCCGGACTGCATTTCTCTATCCTTGCCAGATCAAGTTTTCTATAATTCATTTTATTAATTCTATAATCTAAAGGAAAAGTGTTGCAGAATTGCAGGAAAATAGCCGGACGAAAAGAAAGATATAGCGTATCCGCAATTTTCGATGGTTCGTTTACTATAATATTTGCCGGTGAATAACCGGCATAGTAAATATTTATTGTAAGAGGAAAATATGACCGGTGAATAACCGCATTTAATTTCCCTTCAACATCTGCCACAAATAATTTTCGCCACACTGTATCAGCAGTTGATTTGAATACGATCAATGCACTAGATGCAGGATAAATTGAATCAATTTTAAACTCAGGAAACCGGCCAGTTAATATGGCATCTCCGACACGAACCGGGTTAGTTGTATCAACAGGCGCAAGAATTGTTAATGAAATAGAGCAGCTATCGGAATTTACAGGAAGATGAGAAAAAAAGGATCGGTATGAATTTGATGTGTCTTTGTTCAGTGTAAGCATATTGCGATTAAGTATATAAGTGCCGGTAATTTCGCTTGAATATACACAACCTCCCTCGCTATATCTGAAAGTACTGTCGGAATAAAATTCAAAACTCTGCCATGTCATACCGGTAGATAAACTGTAACTTCTACTGATGTATCGGTCATGGAAACAACCCGATAAAAGCAAAATCAGTATAGATGCTGGTGTACCAACAAATAAATAGTATTTCATTTCAATACTTTTTTGATCGCCGGAGTCTTATACTACGGGTATGTGCATTTCCACAACCTGGAATTATTTGCGCGCTGGTTCTTACTAAATGAAGTTTGCGCCGGTTCATCCTTAAAATTCGGTATTCCTGAGGGAAAATGGGATAAAGAAACAATAGTTGCTCACCTGATCCGGCCAGAAAAATAGAATCTGCGGTATTTACAGGCCTGTCTAACACAAAATTATTTTGTCCGTAACCCAGATAGCGGGTTTGTATTTTTATTGGAAAAAGGTATTTGTGTACGTGTAATGACACCACTCCGTCAATATTTGCAACCAGTTGTTTTTTCCACGAGGTATCAGTTTCAGAACTTAAATTAAATAGTGTAAAGGGGATTGGATAAATTGTGTCCAATCGCTCAAATACGGTAAACGAAAGCAAACAACTGTCGCCAACAGGTTCTGTATGGTGAATGCGCGATGGTACAGGTGCTGGTTTTAATGTGTCGGCAAAAAGCGTTAATTTCCTATTCACAATTGTGTAGTTACCAGATATTTCCCCATGATGGGTGCAGCTACCCTCCTTCCATGTAAAAGTGCTGTCAACGTTGAACTTGAAACTTTGCCATGTTACACCGCTGGAAAAACTATATGTGACGTTGGGGTGTTTATTGGGAATACATGCAGTGAAGAAGAATAACAGGAAGATTAACACTATACGCATACCGGATAAACGAAGGCAAAGGATTAATTCCATATCAGAAATACAAATAATACTCCTTCGTCAACTCCTTATACTCATCCGTATAATTCTGCTCATTCAAACTATCCTTTTCAATAACCAGCGTGGACTCGGAAAAATGCGGCTTGGGCTGCCAGGCAAACTGCATGAGCCAGCGTTTTTCGGCTTTTTCGGGTGTGGTTTTTACGCGGGTGAAGCGTGTGAGGTGCAGTCCGTGCGAGGCCGCCTGCGCAAGAAATTTCACGCCCTCGCGCGAAGGGAGAATGACGCAGAATTTACCATCGCGGGTGAGCAGTTTGGATACGCCTTCGAGCAAATCGGTAAAGGGCAGCAGAAGCTGATGCCGGGCGGCCGCGCGCGATTTTTCGGCGGCAGTTACCGTTTCGCTGAAGTAAGGCGGGTTGCTTACAATGAGGTCGTAACGCTCATCGGTGCCGGCGGCAAAATCCTGCAGCGACTGGTGCATTACGCGGATGCGTTCGGGCCAGGGACTGGCGGCGGCATTGCCACGCGCTTCCTGCACGGCGGTTTCGTCAATGTCGATGGCATCTATCTGCGCGCCGCATTTCTGGGCCAGCATCAGTGCAATTACGCCCGTGCCGGTGCCGATGTCGAGGATGCGGCGCACACCGTAGGTTTTTACCCACGCGCCCAGCAACACCGCATCAGTGCCCACTTTCATGGCACAGCGGTCCTGGCGGACGTTAAACTGCTTAAAGGCAAATGTGGCAGACGGCATAAACGATGCACGCAGGGTGCGGGTCGGTTTTCGCTTTACCAAAATACACAAATTCGGCAAAACAGCGCCGCATGGGTTTATTCCTCGTCGGGATCCACCGCAAACGGATTGAAATCGCCGTCGAATTCCTCCTCATCGTTGCCGCTGCCGAGGTAAATATCAATCAGCCCTTCGGGCGCGGCAATGTGCAGCTCGCGCGCCTTGCGGTCAACCTTTAGCACCACGCCGGGCGCCAGCGGAATCAGGATTTCATTGCGTCCCTCGCCTACCTGCAAAACAGGTTGCTGCAACCGGTCAATTACGCTCACCGCATCGCCAATTTTACCTTTTTCCGAATCAATAACGGCAAAGCCCGGAATTTCGTGAAAGTAAAACTGTTTGTCATCGAGCTTGGGCAGTGCAGCCAGCGGCAGAAAGGCTTCGCAACCTACCAGTGCTTCGGCAGCGGCGGGCGTGGTTACATCTTCAAACGCCACGGTAAGGTTATTGTTGAGCAGCCGCGCGTGAGTAATGAAAAACGGTGTAAGCGTGCCGTTTATATCCAGAAAAACCGCATCCAGCGTGCGGTAGCGGGCCGGCTCATCCACATCAAGCTGAATTACCACTTCGCCTTTCAGTCCTGAAGTGCGGCGCACAAAGCCGGCAGAGTAACATTCGCTTTTTTTCATGGCTTTAAATTAAAATGAGAACCTCTAAAAAGTAAACGATTGAGGCGGACAAAGGAACGAAAACCGGAGTTTACTTGTGTAAATGAGGATTTTCGTGCTGCACCCAATGAGGATATTTTGCTTTTTTGAAGTTCTTAAATGATTAACGGTCAGCCCTGGGGGACTGACCGTTAAAGTAATAATTGCAGGGAAAGGAAGATTATCCGTTATTTTCGGCCGGTGCTTCAGCTTCTTCAGCGGCGGGGGCAGCTTCTTCAGCAGCGGGTGCTGATTTGGCAGCGATTTTAGCAGCGGCTTTTTCACGGGCAGCAGTTTCATCAGCCATACGTTTTGCAGCGGCGCTGCGCTCAGCTGAAGAAAGTTTGCTTTTCTTGCCTTCAATTTTGCTGTTTTTCTCTTCAAGCCATTTTGCCAGTTTGGCATCGGCCTGCTCCTGTGTGAGTGCGCCTTTTTGCACACCGCGATACAGGTGGTAACGGAAAAGAACACCTTTGTACGAAAGAATCGCACGGGCGGTGTCTGTAGGCTGGGCGCCTGTTTTCACCCACTCGAACGCACGGTCGAAGTCGATATCAATCGACGCCGGGTTGGTGTTCGGGTTGTAGGTGCCAATTTTTTCGATAAATCGCCCATCACGTGGGGAACGACTGTCCGCAACAACGATATGGAAATAGGCGTAAGCCTTTTTACCATGGCGCTGGAGTCTGATTTTCGTCGGCATTTCTGCGGAGAATTAAGTTGTTGATAAATAGTGAATACCCGTTTTTCGGGACGGCAAATGTAGGGAGATTTGGTAAACTAACAAGCATCCACGCGTAATTTTCTCAAAAATGCCCTTCTTTCCATCCCTTCGTTCGGTATCTTTGGCCGCATTGAAGCACAAACCTATGAAAATTGCATTGCTGGGCTACGGCAAAATGGGCAAAGTAATTGAACGCATGGCCACCGAACGCGGTCACGAAGTAATTATCCGCGCCGATGCCGGCTCCATTCAACACCTCACCGCCGAAGAACTGGCTAAAGCCGATGTAGCCATCGAATTCAGTGCACCGCATGCCGCGGTGGCCAATATGCAGCGCTGCTTTGCGGCAGGCGTACCCGTAGTTACCGGCACCACCGGCTGGCTGGCAGCCTTGCCGGAAGTAGAAGCCGCCTGCCACGCCGCAAACGGAAGCCTGTTTTACAGTTCCAACTTCAGCCTTGGCGTTAATCTTTTCTTCCGCCTCAATAAATACCTTGCCGCCCTCATGCAGCCGCACACCGGCTACCGCGCCGAAGTGGAAGAAATACACCACATCCACAAGCTCGATGCGCCCAGCGGCACCGCCATTACGCTGGTAAACGGCCTGCAGCAGCACTTTACCCGGCAGCCCGAAACCAAAACCTACATGCACCGCGGCCCCGAAAACACCGCCCCTGCCGAACTGCCCGTGGTTTCCATCCGCACCGACGAAGTGCCCGGCACCCACACCATCCGCTACACATCGGCGGTTGACCGCCTCAACATTACCCACGAAGCGTTCAGCCGCGAGGGTTTTGCACTGGGCGCGGTAGTAGCCGCCGAATGGCTGCCCGGCCGCAAAGGCATTTTTGGTATGGACGATCTGCTCGGGCAGGCCGTTTTACCTTCCGAATAATCAATTTACCATTCAAACCCTTTAAAAAACCTTAACATTTACCCAATCCCGAAAACGGCTTACCTTGCAGCCGATTCATTTTAGCTTATGCGTCCGATACACATTTTTCTTCTGCTCAGTCTGGTGGCTCTTTTTGCCGGGCTTTATAAAATTTTTGAGAAAGCCGGCGAGAAAGGCTGGAAAGCACTCATTCCCGGCTACAACTTCTACGTGTGGCTCAAAATCCTGAAAAAGCCCTGGTGGTGGCTTATTCTCATACTCATTCCCACGGTGGGCGTGTTTATGCTGCCCATAATGTTTGTGCTCACGGCAAACTGTTTTGGCAAACGCAGGTTTACCGACCACGTTGTTGCCGTGGTGGCCTATTTCATTTACATGCCCATGCTGGGCTTTTCGAAAACACTTAAATTTCTGGGTGTTCCGCCCGAAGAAAAGAACCGCCACTGGCTCAAGGAATGGGGCGAGGCCGGTGTGTTTGCCGTGGTGGCCGCCACGCTTATCCGTTCTTTTTTCTTCGAGGCGTTTGTTATTCCTTCCTCGTCCATGGAAAGCACCCTGCTTACCGGCGATTATTTGTTTGTGAGCAAAATGAGCTACGGCGCCAAAATTCCTTCGGTGCCGCTTACCGTGCCGTTTACGCATAACACGCTGCCCTTTACTGAAACAACACCCTCCTATCTCGACTGGATAGAACTGCCCTACATGCGTTTACCGGGATTTGGTAAAGTAGAACGCGGTGATATTGTAGTGTTTAATTTTCCGGAAGGTGATACTGTTTATTCCGGTAACCGCAATGCAAGTTATTACAGGTATGCACGCGAAGGAGGCCCGCAATTCCGCAATCAGGTGATCGATAATGGTGAAATTGTGGTTCACCCGATCGACAAGGAAGACAACTATGTAAAACGTTGTGTGGCTGTAGCAGGAGATGTGCTTGAAGTTAAAAACAGAACTATTTTCATTAATAATACCCAGCAGGCACTCCCAAAAGATGCGCTTTTTGCCCAGCAGTATTACGAACCGAATGTTTTCGTAGATCCTAATGATCAGCAGGGAAATTATTTATACAGTCAGTCAATTTATGCCCGCGTAGCTAAAGCGGGTGTAACCGACAAATCATCCTCTCAATTTGTTGATCAGAAAGGCACATACTTTCATACCCCCGTTCGTCCTGCTGATGCAGAAAAATTCAGAAACGTAACGGGGTTTGCCAGCGTGGATGTTATTGATTCGGCCGGAAGACCGGGGCCGGATGTGTTCCCGCAGGATACCAATTACCGCTGGAACCGCGACAATTTCGGCCCGCTGCAAATACCCAAAAAAGGCTTAACCGTTCCGCTCACCCTCAAAGATCTTCCGCTCTGGCGGCGTGTGATTCAGGTGTACGAAGGGCACGACCTGAAAGTAAACGGCAGCACCATTCTCATCGACGGCAAACCCGCTACCAGCTACACGTTTGAGCAGGATTATTATTTCATGATGGGCGATAACCGCCACAACTCGCTCGATTCGCGCTACTGGGGTTTTGTGCCCGAAACACACATTATCGGCAAGCCGGTATTTATCTGGTTTTCGAAAGGCGATTTCAGCGGTTTGCGGCCTGAGCGGATGTTTACGTTTGTGGGACAAAACGGCCCCGGCAAATCGTATCTGCTTTGGTTTGCCATTGGTATTGCCGGTATCTGGGGCTTCAATTATTTCCGTGGCAAAAACAAAGCGAAAAAGGCAGATACTGTAACCACTTCTGCCAACCGCAACAAGAAATAATTTCTGAATGGACGAAGATTTTGACGACGACATCCAGGATGATCCCTCGGCCGATTATGAATTGACCGATGCGGAGGAACTTGCAGCCGACGGGCTGGAAGCGGCTGCTGATGCCGTACCGGAAGCACCTGCAGGAAAAAAGAAACGTCGCCGCCATCCGGTGCGTGAATGGGTGGAAGCCCTGCTCTTTGCTTTTTTCGGCGTGCTGCTGCTCAAACTCATCGTGTTTGAACCGTTTGCCATTCCGAGTGATTCGATGGTCCGCACCCTGCAAACGGGCGATTACATTATTGTAAACAAATTAGCCTACGGCGCACGCATGCCCATGACGCCGCTGAGCCTGCCTTTTGGCCACCAAACCATTGGCACCACCGGCCGGAAGGCTTATCTCGACTGGTGGAACTGGGGCTACCACCGCCTGCCCGGCTACAGCGAAGTAAAGCTGAATGATGTAATTGTATTCAACTTCCCGGCCGAAGATTTGTTTGCCCTAAACGGTCACACACACGAATATCCGGTCGATCACCGCACTTACTTTATCAAGCGTGTGGTGGCACTGCCGGGCGATACACTGACCATACGCGATAAGGAAGTGTTCATTAACACCAAAGCAGTAAATGCGCCGGAGCTTTCGCTGTTTAATTACATTATTAAGATAGATTCGACGCGCGCCGACAGTGTAAAACTCAAAGGCCTCGGACTGATGCGCGAAAGCCGTCAGGGGCAGTATGTGCTTTACACCGTGGCCCTGCTTCCGCGTCAGGCCGATAGTTTGCGGCTGATTAAGCAGGTTACTTCGGTAGAGCCGGAAGTATCAAAAGCCGGCAGTTTTGATGAACAGATTTTTCCGCACAATGAGTTTTACCCGTGGAACCTCGACAATTACGGCCCGCTGGTAATTCCGCAGGCGGGTAAAACCATTAAGCTCACGGTGCAGAATCTTCCGCTTTACCAGCGCGCCATTGTGAGCTACGAGCACAATACGATTGAGCAGCGCGGCGATAGTCTGTACATCAACGGCAAGCTCGATTCGGCCTACACGTTTAAGATGAATTATTACTTTGTAATGGGCGACAACCGCCATTACTCCATGGATTCGCGCTACTGGGGCTTTGTGCCGGAAGATCATATTGTAGGCCGCGCCACCATGATTTTGTTTTCGTACGACCGCAAAAACGGCAGTGTGCGCTGGAACCGCTGCTTTGAAACGGTAAAATAGCCTTGTATGCCGCTTGAACTCATTCTGCTCATTGCTGCGGCTTTTGCAGCCGGTTTTGTAGATGCAGTGGTAGGCGGCGGCGGACTCATTCAGCTTCCTTCGTTTGTGCTGGCCTATCCGCAAATGCCTTTTGCGCAATTGCTGGGCACAAACAAATTAGCCAGTTTTGCCGGCACCAGTGTGGCCACCATACGCTATATGCTCACTACAGCCGTGCCGTGGCGCACCATTGCCCCTGCCCTGTTTTCGGCTTTGGTAATGGCGTGGACAGGCGCACACCTTGCCAGTCATTTAGACAAGGCCCTGATGCGGCCGGTGGTGCTTGTGCTGCTTGTAGCCGTGGCCATTTATACGTTTTTCAAAAAAGACCTCGGCCAGCACCGCCGCGAAACGCCGAAGGGGACAAAAGCGTTTCTGCTTTCGCTGCTCACCGGTGCCCTGCTGGGGCTTTACGACGGATTTTTCGGGCCGGGCACGGGCAGTTTTCTGATACTGATTTTTGTAACGCTGTTTGGCTACGAATTCCTTACAGCATCGGTATGCGCCAAATTGGTAAACTGCGCAACCAATGTAGCTGCACTTATTTACTTTGGTGTGCATGGCAATATTCATTACGCCATTGCGATTCCGGTAGCGGCAAGCAACATGGCGGGCTCGTGGCTGGGTGCACGCACGGCCTTGCGCAAGGGTAATAAGTTTGTGCGCGTGTTCTTCCTTGTGGTGGTTTGTGCACTTATTCTGCGCCTCGGCTATGATGTGTTTCTGAAACGCTGATGCGTTACGGTAAGCAATAAAAAACGCGGCTTTGCTGACTACGGCCGTATGCGGCATTAAGTAAGCAGCTCCGTTTAATCATGCTGCGTTTCATCATAAAATCAAGGAGCGTGCTACTCAACTGAATTTTGTGCCTTGCTGCCAGGGTAACCAAACTGCTGAACATCACGGCCGCATTTTAAACAGCATTCAGGCACACCTAGCGCAAAATGTTAATGTGTCCGGTTTTTCGCACCACCCCTGAGTCGCTGCAGTCGGCTTTGTAATCAATTAAATATACATAAGTATCTTCCTGCACAATTTGCTGTTTATAGCGGGCGTCCCACACAAAAGCAGTATCGTATGATTCAAAGATCAGTTCTCCCCACCGGTTGAAAATGCGGATATGAAATTCCGTTAATCCTTCCCCCTTCACCTGAAACACGTCGTTCAGACCATCGTTGTTGGGTGTGATGGTGTTGGGCACATACACAATTCCGTTATAGATATCGCCGGTCACTTCAACGGTATCATAAAGTACACACGCACCTGTACTCACAGTTACCGCATAGTAGCCCGGAACTGTTATTTCAATCGTTTGCGAGGTATCGCCTGTTGACCACAAATAGGAAGCGCCCGGATTCTGCGCATTGAGCATGATCCCTCCTTCTCTGCCACAAAGGGAGCGTGTTCCACCCAGTTCAGGGTTCTCCGCTTCATATACTTGTATTGTATCCGAAACAGGACAGGCCGGATGAAAAGCCATTGAAACAACATAAACCCCGGCCTGAGAAACGGTAATGCTTTGCTGGGTGGAATTGGTATTCCACAAATAGGCAGCACCCTGATTTTGTGCATTAAGCACAAGGCTGTTTCCGGGACATAAAATTGTATCATTGCCCAGCACCGGCTGTGGTACAGGGTGAAAGCTGACTGTCACCGAATCGTTTTTGATGCACGAACCGTTAATAATTTGCAAGCTGTACACGCCGGAGCTGTTAACCGTAAGCGTTTGTGTGGTATCGCCGGTTGACCATACATAAGCGCCACTTTGATTACCGGGCGAGAGAAGCAGATTTTGTCCCTGGCATAAACTGGTATCCGGGCCAAGATTGAAGGAAGAGCCACAGCCTCCGGAAAAACCAATCATCGGGCGGGCTACACAACCGGTTGCCACTGCATCGGTATCAATAGTTGAAAACTGAGTAACCGTAGCGAGTGTGAGAAATGCATAATTACTCATTATAGTTCCGCTGTATCCCGAGAATGAGATTTGAACAGCCAGATTATCCGAAAAATTATAGCTGAACGGAACCTGAAGGGGAATGGGCGTCCAGTTGTTTGCCGGAATATTTTGCGCACCTGTATTGGGTGTGTATGTATAGGATGCGGCATTAAGCACAACCTGTGGCGCCCCCACATTGAAATTGCTGGCAAACGTATCAACAGCCAGAGAAAGGCTGGTATGCCCCAGCGTAATAACCAGATTGGTAAGGTTAACGGCAGAAGCAGTGGCAGTACCGCCATGACGAAACCAAATTGTATCAATAGTAAGCAGACCGTTTACGGGACTTACCATTGAAGCGATTTCGGATTGCGTATAAATGCTTAGTGTTTTCTGAAACTGACCAAAATAATTGACCGTTGGCGCTGCCGTAGCGGGTACGTGAAAATAATGTGGCGGCGTATTTTGCGCTGATAGTGAGCCTGAAATAAACAGACAAACGATCAGCGCTAAAAAACTACGCGCGTGCAAATGAGTGAAAAACCATTTTTTACGCATTGAAAAGTAATGTTGTTGTGTTGAGCAATTCAAAAGTAAGCAGCCCAAAATCCTGCACAACTATTTCTTTTTGAATCTCAACACTTAAAAAGCCATAAATCCAAAAACAAACAAATGAATAACAGACACTTACACTATACACCCATAACAACACAAACCTGAGTTTAAGCGCCAGATTCAAGATGTTGAACAATAGTTTGCCCACCAGCTTTTGCATGAAACCAAAGGGAAAAATCGAAATATAATTTGTGCCCCTCTGGCTTAAGTAACGCGGCCTGACTGGTTATGTATTCGCTGAATTTCTCTGGCGGGCAGGGGGCTGTTAATTGTTTTCTGGCAAAAAGAAGGAAATTTTGCTCAAACGCTAAATTTTCGAGAATTTCAGTGTACTTGTTTTTTATGGACGTGACCATTGACTGAACGAGCTCATAATTACCAAGTTCGTAATGTGTGATTAAAGTGAGCAGGCGCATGTACACACGAACAAGAACAGGTTTTACTTCATCATCCTGCGATCCGAATTTGAACGAAGTTTGTAATGCCCCTTTGTAATCGCCGTTGGCTAAATACAAATACATTAGGTTATACCAGTACACATCAGTCACTTTCATTCCTAAATCAGCAAACAATTCATTGGCATGAAGCTCTTGCTTTTTTACAACTTCGAGTCCGCGCTTATATTCACGGTTTGCCAGATAAACCTGCGGGGTTTGGATTTTTAAGCGGTAAATAAGACGAACAAGCATTGGCATGGGCTTACCGTCAAATACTTTATTCAAAAAAGTATCTATACGGATAAATTCATCTTCAATCTCCGGCACCTTTCCCACCATACTTAGAAGCATTACTTTCCGCCAATAAATCAGGGTAAGTAATTTATACCGAAAACGCAGATTTTTTTCGGATGTTTCTATCATGTCAATTTGCCGGTTTACATGGAGCAATGCCTTTTCAATGTCCTTTTCTATAAAGGCAATTGCCCCAAGTATCATTTCGCGTAGCTGGTAATTGGCATTGCTTCCGGGATATTTCCCTTCAATTTCGATGAATTTATTTTTAATGGACTCAAGTGCTTTATCCATTTTGGAAGTGCTTATTAATCCATTATGCTGCACCAGCATATTCAATTCATAATCAATCTTGTAATAATCAAGCTCTTCACTTGCCGCCTGTTGCAGGCGTTGTGTCTGCTCAAATAAAGTACTTATCTCCGATTCGTTTTTTAGCGTGGGAACGCTGTTTTTTATGCAATCAGTAAGTATGGCTGCTGCATAGGGATGTATATTATAATCATTGGCGGTATCTGCCGCTTTGAATAAAAATTTCTGCTGTTGTTCCTTTAGTTCCTTTTCACCAAGAAATTCGGCAAAAATTAACTGCTCAAAAACTTGTTTTAACGGCGAACTCATACTGGCATAACTAACTGATTCCAGTATCGCTCTGTATAACCGGGAACGAAGTATCGTTATGTTTTTTTCCAGTCCGGCAGCCTTAATTTTCTTTCCAAGTTTTTTCGGATCATATTCACTTAATGAATCATAGATATCAAATAGCTGCACATATTTCCCCTCCTTATCCGGTGTGCCCGGAGCAGCATCGCGTTTAAACTTTTGTTTTTCACCTTTACTTAACGAATGGATCAGGTCAAATAAATCGTCGCTCGTTTTCATGTTCAGGGGATTGAATGACCAAACTTACTCATATTTCTTTCGGACACGTTGATCAGTAAAAAACGTATTTGACAGGTATTTGAAAAATTCAACACCTCATCAATGGTTTTCTTTTCTGATACCAATGAACGCCGGAAATACGAATTAATCATACCCCTATCTTTGCGCCATGTATGCCCAGCCTGCCCTATTAAGTCTGACCGTTCTCGGCCCGGTACAGTGGTACAGCAAATGGCTGCTGCACGATGAAATCCGCATCGACATTGCCGAGCATTACGTAAAACAAACCTGGCGCAACCGTTATTGTACAGACGGAGCCAACGGCACACAAATGCTCAGCATCCCCGTTATGCTTCCGTCTTCGCACACGCCGGTTAAAGATGTGGTGATCGACGCGCATACGCAGTGGCCGCTGCAACACTGGCGCTCCATACAGTCGGCCTACGGAAAATCGGCCTATTGGGAATATTACGCCGATTACTTTGCGCCGTTTTACAAAACTCCGCTGCCGCACCGGCTCATCGACATCAGCCTGCCCCTGCTCGATCTTACTTTGCGTTTGCTCAAACTGAACACAAGCTACACGCTTACTGAAGCGTATGAAAAAGCGCCGGCGCAAGTAACGGATTACCGAACGGCCATCAGTCCGAAAATTCCGTTCGAAACCGATGCCGCTTTTCAGCCTCAGCACTACACACAGGTTTTTTCCGACCGGTTTCCCTTCCGCCCCAACCTTTCCATCATCGACCTGCTTTGCAACACCGGCCCCGCTGCAGCCGATTACCTTCGCCAGTCAATCATTACCCCCTAACATAAACACATGCACCCGGCCGAAATTCTTGCACAGGGACATTCCAAAGCCTTAGCCACACAGGTGGTGAAATGGGTTGGAAATGATGCGAAACGTTTTTCCGAACTCGTTTCGCTTTTCCTCGGAAAAGACCTGCGCATCAGTCAGCGCGCGGCCATGTCGGTAATGTGGTGTGCCGATGCGCACCCTGAACTGATAAAACCCTGGCTGGGCAAATTCATTGAGCGGCTGGGCAAAGCAGGCAATCACAGCGCCATAGACCGCAACATTGTGCGCATACTGCAGTTTGTGCCGGTTCCCGAAAAACACCAGGGCAAACTGGCCGAAAAATGCTTCGGCTTTTTGCAGGCGGCCGAAACACCAATTGCCGTGCGGGCTTTTTCAATGACTGTATTGTTTAATCTGGTAAAACAATACCCCGAAATGGCCGACGAGCTGGAGCTGCTGCTGCGCGAATGGTTGCCCAACGCATCAGCCGGAGAAGCCAACCGCGCGGGTAAAATTCTTGTGCAGATTGAAAAACTCAGGCAGAAACACATTAAAGACCGGTGAGGATTGTGAAAAAGCCCGCGTGTATCGTGGCGGGAAATGTATCTTTATGCTCCAATTTAAAACAGGAATATGTCATCAGCCACTACCGATA
The Bacteroidota bacterium genome window above contains:
- a CDS encoding gliding motility-associated C-terminal domain-containing protein, with amino-acid sequence MVSPVNGLLTIDTIWFRHGGTATASAVNLTNLVITLGHTSLSLAVDTFASNFNVGAPQVVLNAASYTYTPNTGAQNIPANNWTPIPLQVPFSYNFSDNLAVQISFSGYSGTIMSNYAFLTLATVTQFSTIDTDAVATGCVARPMIGFSGGCGSSFNLGPDTSLCQGQNLLLSPGNQSGAYVWSTGDTTQTLTVNSSGVYSLQIINGSCIKNDSVTVSFHPVPQPVLGNDTILCPGNSLVLNAQNQGAAYLWNTNSTQQSITVSQAGVYVVSMAFHPACPVSDTIQVYEAENPELGGTRSLCGREGGIMLNAQNPGASYLWSTGDTSQTIEITVPGYYAVTVSTGACVLYDTVEVTGDIYNGIVYVPNTITPNNDGLNDVFQVKGEGLTEFHIRIFNRWGELIFESYDTAFVWDARYKQQIVQEDTYVYLIDYKADCSDSGVVRKTGHINILR
- a CDS encoding WbqC family protein, whose translation is MYAQPALLSLTVLGPVQWYSKWLLHDEIRIDIAEHYVKQTWRNRYCTDGANGTQMLSIPVMLPSSHTPVKDVVIDAHTQWPLQHWRSIQSAYGKSAYWEYYADYFAPFYKTPLPHRLIDISLPLLDLTLRLLKLNTSYTLTEAYEKAPAQVTDYRTAISPKIPFETDAAFQPQHYTQVFSDRFPFRPNLSIIDLLCNTGPAAADYLRQSIITP